A genomic region of Gemmata massiliana contains the following coding sequences:
- a CDS encoding endonuclease/exonuclease/phosphatase family protein — protein sequence MRALIAASLFGLVGLAPGADKNEPKSLRVLSYNIHHGEGIDDKLDLPRVAEVIKGAEPDLVALQEVDRNTTRTRKVDQAAELGKLTGMNVAFGKAIDLQGGEYGLAILSRFPIKGTKTDPLPGKAKQEARIVMRATIEPGRGLPALTFLNTHLQHDDGETREKQVAKIDELFGMADGPFVLVGDLNARPDSAPIKALAKNWTFATEPGAKGLLTIPSDVPKQQIDYVLFRGTFKVLEAKVLEEKVASDHRPVLTALEWTGK from the coding sequence ATGCGCGCTCTGATCGCGGCGTCCTTATTCGGGTTAGTGGGGCTTGCTCCCGGCGCCGACAAAAACGAACCCAAATCTCTCCGCGTCTTGAGTTACAACATCCACCACGGCGAGGGGATCGACGACAAACTCGACCTGCCGCGCGTCGCCGAGGTCATCAAGGGAGCGGAGCCCGATCTCGTCGCACTGCAAGAGGTGGACCGGAACACGACGCGGACCCGGAAGGTCGATCAGGCGGCGGAGTTGGGGAAGCTGACCGGGATGAACGTCGCGTTCGGTAAAGCGATCGATTTACAGGGCGGCGAGTATGGCCTCGCGATTTTGTCGCGATTCCCGATCAAGGGCACGAAGACCGACCCGTTGCCCGGTAAAGCGAAACAGGAAGCGCGGATCGTGATGCGAGCCACCATCGAACCGGGGCGCGGGCTTCCCGCACTCACGTTCCTGAACACGCACCTCCAACACGACGACGGAGAAACGCGGGAGAAACAGGTCGCCAAAATCGACGAGCTGTTCGGGATGGCGGACGGCCCCTTTGTGCTGGTCGGGGATCTGAACGCGCGCCCCGACAGCGCCCCGATCAAGGCGCTCGCGAAAAACTGGACGTTCGCGACCGAACCGGGGGCGAAGGGGTTACTCACGATCCCTTCGGACGTGCCCAAACAACAGATCGATTACGTTCTGTTTCGCGGTACGTTCAAGGTGCTCGAGGCGAAGGTGCTGGAGGAAAAGGTCGCGTCCGATCACCGGCCCGTGCTCACCGCGCTCGAGTGGACCGGGAAGTGA
- the eboE gene encoding metabolite traffic protein EboE, with amino-acid sequence MALNSLPLGYCTNVHPAQTFAELLSGLDRYTVPVMRRVGRPMAAGLWLARPVVDEVLAAPDGAARLAAELNARGLTVYTLNAFPYGDFHAARVKENVYLPDWTSSERLAYTERCATVLAGLLPEGGEGSISTLPIGFKGFDRAPGFLQAAEQLTDCARTLARIAAETGRTIRVAIEPEPFCLLETTEETIEFFRLLWGVASTRGAEDAVREHIGVCYDVCHQAVEFEDPATCVATLDRAGVRVNKVQVSCAIELNAPAENAEGRAALRRFIEPRYLHQVFARLRDGRTIGAVDLTAEFLDAPGPEFTAAETWRVHFHVPVDAEHFGSLGTTQSALRPALVAIAALNYAPHVEVETYTWAVLPGEAAQDLVTGLANEINATQRLIDEIPTR; translated from the coding sequence ATGGCCCTCAACAGCCTCCCACTCGGGTATTGCACCAACGTACACCCGGCCCAGACTTTTGCCGAACTCCTCAGCGGCCTCGATCGCTACACCGTGCCCGTGATGCGCCGCGTCGGTCGCCCGATGGCGGCGGGGTTGTGGCTCGCGCGCCCGGTGGTGGATGAAGTTCTAGCCGCGCCGGATGGCGCGGCACGACTGGCCGCTGAACTGAACGCTCGGGGGTTGACGGTCTACACGCTGAACGCCTTCCCGTATGGCGACTTCCACGCCGCGCGAGTGAAGGAGAACGTGTACCTGCCGGACTGGACGTCGTCGGAGCGGCTGGCGTACACGGAGCGGTGTGCCACGGTATTGGCCGGGCTCCTGCCCGAAGGCGGTGAGGGTTCCATCTCCACGCTGCCGATCGGTTTCAAGGGGTTCGACCGCGCGCCCGGCTTCCTCCAAGCGGCCGAGCAGTTGACCGACTGTGCTCGGACCCTCGCCCGGATCGCCGCAGAGACCGGGCGCACCATTCGTGTGGCAATCGAACCCGAGCCGTTCTGTCTACTGGAGACGACGGAAGAAACGATCGAGTTCTTCCGCCTGCTCTGGGGCGTGGCTTCGACCAGAGGTGCGGAAGACGCAGTGCGGGAGCACATCGGGGTGTGCTACGACGTGTGCCACCAGGCGGTGGAATTTGAAGACCCAGCGACGTGCGTCGCCACTCTGGACCGAGCCGGGGTGCGGGTGAATAAGGTGCAGGTGAGTTGCGCTATTGAACTGAACGCCCCGGCCGAAAATGCTGAAGGCCGGGCCGCACTCCGGCGGTTCATCGAGCCGCGATACCTGCACCAAGTGTTCGCTCGGTTGCGCGACGGCCGAACGATCGGTGCCGTAGACTTGACCGCCGAGTTCCTGGACGCCCCGGGACCGGAGTTTACGGCCGCCGAAACGTGGCGGGTTCACTTCCACGTCCCGGTCGACGCAGAGCATTTCGGGTCGCTCGGCACCACCCAGTCGGCGCTGCGCCCCGCTCTGGTGGCGATCGCAGCCCTAAATTACGCTCCGCACGTGGAGGTGGAGACGTATACGT
- a CDS encoding MFS transporter, translated as MSTVVAPHPTAPRIAARDRIGLNAANFFLAELTGVVIPFLAKMLADRGWRDDAIQYTAAACGLGVFLAQTPAGLITDRSRNRRLLLAGASLVVGACFGLLPLAPDTGWLIGLLAFLGGVGQAFFVPLLGALALGLAGHAALHKVMGENQGWNHAGNIVAAFTAMGVAAWLGLPAVFYTVSVVSAFAAASAFLIRPADPKGEPGAATEAGPGLWALFRDRRVVGLFAAVALFHLANAPVMPLVGQYIARLGGSDTQVAAVVLVAQAVMIPVAVLAGWACHRWGRKPVFAVAFVALPVRILLYSFSSDPWELVALQVFDGIGAGVYGVVIAVLCADLTRGAGGFNALQGVLATALAVGGVLGPLLAGPLVQHLGFGSAFRAFALVAAAGAVVFLAFVPETRPDACAELPR; from the coding sequence ATGTCCACTGTCGTGGCGCCCCACCCGACCGCCCCGCGGATCGCCGCGCGGGACCGGATCGGGCTGAACGCGGCCAACTTCTTCCTGGCCGAACTGACGGGCGTCGTGATCCCGTTCCTGGCGAAGATGCTGGCCGACCGGGGCTGGCGCGACGACGCGATCCAGTACACGGCCGCCGCGTGCGGGCTGGGCGTGTTCCTCGCGCAAACGCCGGCCGGCCTGATCACGGACCGGTCCCGCAACCGCCGGCTCTTGCTCGCGGGCGCGTCACTCGTCGTCGGGGCGTGCTTCGGGCTGCTCCCGCTGGCGCCCGACACCGGCTGGCTCATCGGGCTGCTGGCGTTCCTCGGCGGCGTCGGGCAGGCGTTCTTCGTCCCGCTGCTCGGCGCCCTCGCGCTCGGCCTAGCGGGGCACGCGGCGCTCCACAAGGTCATGGGCGAGAACCAGGGGTGGAACCACGCGGGCAACATCGTGGCGGCGTTCACCGCGATGGGCGTGGCCGCGTGGCTCGGGCTACCGGCCGTCTTTTACACCGTGTCCGTCGTGTCCGCGTTCGCCGCCGCGAGCGCCTTCCTGATCCGCCCGGCCGATCCGAAAGGGGAGCCGGGGGCGGCGACCGAGGCCGGGCCGGGGCTGTGGGCACTGTTCCGCGACCGGCGGGTCGTCGGGCTGTTCGCGGCGGTGGCGCTGTTCCACCTCGCGAACGCACCGGTCATGCCGCTCGTGGGTCAGTACATCGCCCGCCTGGGTGGGAGCGACACACAGGTCGCGGCGGTGGTCCTGGTCGCCCAGGCGGTGATGATCCCGGTCGCCGTGCTGGCCGGGTGGGCGTGCCACCGGTGGGGCCGCAAGCCGGTGTTCGCGGTCGCGTTCGTCGCCCTGCCGGTGCGCATCCTCCTGTACTCGTTCTCGTCCGACCCGTGGGAACTGGTCGCGCTCCAGGTGTTCGACGGGATCGGGGCGGGCGTGTACGGCGTGGTGATCGCGGTCCTGTGCGCCGACCTGACCCGCGGGGCGGGCGGGTTCAACGCGCTCCAGGGGGTGCTCGCGACCGCGCTGGCGGTGGGCGGGGTTCTCGGCCCGCTCCTGGCCGGCCCGCTGGTCCAACACCTCGGCTTCGGGTCCGCGTTCCGTGCGTTCGCGCTGGTCGCCGCGGCCGGGGCCGTCGTGTTCCTCGCGTTCGTCCCCGAAACGCGGCCGGACGCGTGCGCGGAGTTGCCCCGGTGA
- a CDS encoding TIGR02996 domain-containing protein: MDRSGYSSHPEYLALIAAVRADLTNETVRLVLADWVQERGHESEALAIREHRSFALDLLPALSRDLTGLADSLADVVVAIVEGALPPFAVVSRILTEVKISALACQSEVEHRSHSYGSAIYDE; encoded by the coding sequence GTGGATCGGTCGGGCTACAGCAGCCACCCCGAATACCTCGCGCTGATTGCCGCGGTGCGCGCGGACCTAACGAATGAAACGGTCCGGCTCGTGCTGGCCGATTGGGTTCAGGAGCGCGGACACGAATCTGAGGCGCTAGCGATCCGTGAGCACCGGTCGTTTGCTTTGGACCTGCTCCCGGCTCTGAGTCGGGATCTGACGGGGCTAGCAGACTCTCTGGCGGATGTGGTGGTTGCGATCGTGGAAGGAGCTCTGCCGCCCTTTGCGGTCGTTAGCCGGATCCTTACGGAGGTGAAAATTTCGGCGCTGGCATGCCAATCCGAAGTTGAACACCGATCGCACAGCTACGGCTCCGCAATCTATGATGAGTAG
- a CDS encoding MFS transporter: protein MVVVTEEKQAPVAVTTFAVLVALSVSHLLNDTIQSLIAAVYPVLKESYALTYTQIGLITLAFQLTASLLQPLVGLYTDRRPLPFSLMVGMSVTLGGLLLLSVADTFPAILLSAALVGVGSAVFHPEASRVARLASGGWHGFAQSLFQVGGNAGSALGPLLAAFVVVPWGQGSLAWFAIAAVAAMIILFRVGRWYRAHLAERLAKKAPAAPPPVSPGKAAFAIGVLLCLIFSKYFYMASLSSYYTLYLIETFGVGVADAQLRLFVFLGAVAAGTFLGGPVGDRVGFKVVIWGSILGVLPFTLILPYANLFWTTVLTVPIGLILASAFSAIMVYAQELLPSRVGMVAGLFFGFAFGMGGVGAAVLGWLADQTSIGYVYKVCSFLPLIGLLTALLPNLRSHTR, encoded by the coding sequence GTGGTGGTCGTGACCGAAGAGAAGCAGGCACCCGTTGCAGTGACGACGTTCGCGGTGTTAGTGGCGCTCAGCGTGTCCCACCTGCTTAATGATACGATCCAGTCGCTGATCGCGGCCGTTTACCCGGTGCTCAAAGAGTCCTACGCTCTCACCTACACGCAGATCGGACTTATCACCCTCGCGTTTCAACTTACCGCCTCCTTGCTCCAACCGCTCGTTGGTCTGTACACCGACCGCCGCCCGCTCCCGTTCTCGCTGATGGTCGGGATGAGTGTCACGCTGGGCGGGTTGCTGCTCCTGTCCGTCGCGGACACTTTTCCCGCGATTCTCCTGTCGGCGGCTCTGGTCGGCGTCGGGTCCGCGGTGTTCCACCCGGAGGCGTCGCGCGTGGCGCGGCTGGCGTCCGGCGGGTGGCACGGGTTCGCGCAGTCCTTGTTTCAGGTCGGTGGGAACGCGGGATCAGCCCTCGGGCCGCTGTTGGCCGCGTTCGTCGTGGTCCCGTGGGGGCAGGGCAGTCTCGCTTGGTTCGCGATCGCGGCAGTGGCGGCGATGATTATCCTGTTCCGAGTCGGGCGTTGGTACCGTGCGCATTTAGCAGAGCGGCTGGCGAAGAAGGCCCCGGCTGCTCCCCCACCCGTCTCGCCGGGAAAGGCGGCGTTCGCGATCGGAGTGCTGCTGTGCCTGATTTTTTCCAAGTATTTCTACATGGCGAGCCTGAGCAGTTACTACACGCTCTACCTGATCGAAACGTTCGGAGTGGGGGTGGCGGACGCGCAGCTCCGGCTGTTCGTGTTCCTGGGAGCGGTTGCCGCCGGGACGTTCCTCGGTGGACCGGTCGGGGATCGGGTAGGGTTCAAGGTGGTGATCTGGGGATCGATTCTCGGCGTGCTGCCGTTCACACTGATTCTGCCCTACGCGAACCTGTTTTGGACGACGGTGTTGACCGTGCCCATCGGGTTGATCCTGGCGTCGGCGTTCTCGGCCATCATGGTGTACGCGCAGGAGCTGCTGCCCAGCCGCGTGGGTATGGTGGCCGGGCTGTTCTTCGGGTTCGCGTTCGGGATGGGCGGAGTCGGCGCCGCGGTGCTTGGGTGGCTCGCGGACCAGACGAGCATCGGGTACGTGTACAAGGTGTGCTCGTTCCTGCCGCTCATCGGCTTGCTCACGGCCCTGCTGCCGAACCTCCGTTCGCACACCCGTTGA
- a CDS encoding MFS transporter produces the protein MVLLAASAVRPPAAVRRGADNESGMRGVRDMELERLEPSDAAGPAVPDPARSRWNRFGLHGAYFLGMSGIGFCLPYLPLYLKDVKGFSDRGIAVVWVLSAVAGLVQFPIGLWSDRAGARKPFLVGSLALLAGAALLLPSATGGGAEWAWLVLLVVLFAENGPCRATVESMAGAEATRLAPPGGVGAALGALRFWRPVAIVLTALAGGALAEERGVGGLLGPVAALQGLAVVAALLIREGGRAGAGPVAGGTAPGGDGSLLKDPGLWAFVGAMVLFHVANAPPGAFLGLFLKHDLGAPARHLPYLFVVSMVAWAACVRPVGRLADRFGPKPLLVAGWAAMTARLVALALAREGWQVLAVQVLDGLAQGLFAVAAAAWVTARLGATRAGRAQVLVGCSLVFGSAVGPAVAALVVADLGYRGTFGVLAGGGAAATLVVAFLVPAPRRGAVQKGGGK, from the coding sequence GTGGTCCTGCTAGCCGCCTCTGCCGTGCGGCCGCCCGCGGCGGTTCGGCGAGGCGCGGACAACGAGTCCGGAATGAGAGGGGTGCGTGACATGGAACTCGAACGACTCGAACCTTCGGACGCGGCCGGCCCCGCGGTGCCCGACCCGGCCCGGAGCCGGTGGAACCGCTTCGGGCTGCACGGCGCGTACTTCTTGGGCATGTCCGGGATCGGCTTCTGCCTGCCCTACCTACCGCTGTACCTGAAGGACGTTAAGGGCTTTTCGGACCGGGGCATCGCGGTCGTGTGGGTGCTGTCCGCCGTCGCCGGGCTGGTGCAGTTCCCCATCGGGCTGTGGTCGGACCGCGCCGGGGCGCGGAAGCCGTTCTTGGTGGGTTCACTGGCGCTCCTGGCGGGCGCGGCGCTCCTGCTGCCGTCCGCCACCGGCGGCGGGGCCGAGTGGGCGTGGCTGGTCTTGCTGGTCGTGCTGTTCGCGGAGAACGGGCCGTGCCGCGCGACGGTCGAGAGCATGGCCGGGGCCGAGGCGACGCGACTGGCCCCGCCCGGCGGGGTCGGGGCGGCACTCGGGGCGCTACGGTTCTGGCGGCCGGTCGCCATCGTCCTGACCGCACTGGCCGGCGGGGCGCTCGCCGAGGAGCGCGGCGTCGGCGGGCTGCTCGGGCCGGTGGCCGCCCTTCAGGGCCTGGCCGTCGTCGCGGCGCTGCTGATCCGCGAGGGCGGGCGCGCGGGCGCGGGGCCCGTGGCGGGAGGGACTGCACCCGGGGGCGATGGATCGCTCCTGAAGGACCCGGGGCTCTGGGCATTCGTCGGGGCGATGGTCCTGTTCCACGTCGCCAACGCCCCGCCCGGGGCGTTCCTCGGGCTGTTTCTGAAACACGACCTCGGGGCGCCCGCGAGGCACCTGCCGTACCTGTTCGTGGTCAGCATGGTCGCGTGGGCGGCGTGCGTCCGCCCGGTCGGCCGGTTGGCCGACCGGTTCGGCCCCAAGCCGCTCCTGGTCGCGGGGTGGGCCGCGATGACGGCCCGCTTGGTGGCGCTCGCGCTCGCCCGCGAGGGCTGGCAGGTGCTGGCCGTCCAGGTACTCGACGGACTGGCCCAGGGGCTGTTCGCTGTTGCCGCCGCCGCGTGGGTAACGGCCCGGCTCGGCGCCACGCGGGCGGGCCGGGCGCAGGTGCTCGTGGGCTGCTCGCTCGTGTTCGGTTCGGCCGTCGGCCCGGCGGTGGCGGCGCTGGTCGTTGCCGATCTCGGCTACCGGGGCACGTTCGGCGTCCTCGCGGGGGGGGGTGCCGCCGCGACGCTCGTGGTCGCGTTCCTCGTCCCGGCGCCCCGTCGGGGCGCGGTACAGAAGGGGGGCGGCAAATGA